The following are encoded in a window of Rosa chinensis cultivar Old Blush chromosome 4, RchiOBHm-V2, whole genome shotgun sequence genomic DNA:
- the LOC112199281 gene encoding uncharacterized protein LOC112199281: protein MDCNNFRKYSPDQVEDHLYANGMAKDYTKWTDHGENDDDFELEDDILESENEEDVDDVVEMLNDFQAHDDRESQEHVPIMEENKFRRLMRDAEQELYPALLELVKEALPDGNTCPRSHYESKKIIRDLGLSYDKIHACKNDCVLFWEEYEDKLECPICQEPRYSFDNGKKKIPQKILRYFPLTPRLQRLFISKKTAVDMKWHKDKRPDDEYMRHPADSQVWKDFDLKHESFAMDSRNVRLGLSTDGFNPFGNLSTSYSMWPVFLVPYNLPPWKCMKDPYFMMSLLIPGPRAPGNDIDVFLQPLIKELKQLWEVGVDTYDAGSGHNFRLRAALLWTINDFPAYANLSGWSTKGKMACPTCNDQRPHQWLNSWQKTIYYDHRRFLPQNHRFRKNLEFNSKVEKRLKPALLSGDDVVCQLTHVSQPCFGKGKKRKRCADHLNWTKRSIFFDLPYWHTLKLRHNLDVMHIEKNICDNILGTLMDTEGKTKDSYKTRLDMEEMGIKSDLHPKCIDGVIKFRPAYYTFNIDERKGFCEFCSCTKLPDGMASNISNCVNIADSKIYGLKSHDCHIILQRLLPVALRGYLSKDVREVIIKLCLFFKELTSKTLRLDVLERLDKDIVVLLCKLELNFPPSFFNIMTHLPIHLAYEAILAGPVQYRWMFPFERIIAETKPTLKDQLRKVIVIVNACILLHNVKLLKGAVDDVLSLTDFARIRWEHKAELERQNIPNIEKEQQQKFHKWFLRRVQQMQVEGSTEDVESLLYLASGPQREVARYSGCIINGIRFHTQKRDANKKTQNYGVVVKGEHRGKSIDFYGVLKDIIVLSYLGNNQVIVFKCDWPDLNARRGIQVDENQFTSVNFTKKWYMNDPFALACQTQQVYYLKDTKHGSNWRVVERSQPRGMYDFTEKETEVGDSLEEVEDPYQQESHGYVDSVEVDVGETSLHRDDMDMIVVDLNAKDSDAEDGDFNDEDNELMSYDDIEDDST, encoded by the exons ATGGATTGCAATAATTTTCGTAAATATAGCCCAGACCAAGTTGAGGATCATTTATATGCAAATGGAATGGCTAAGGATTACACTAAGTGGACAGATCATGGAGaaaatgatgatgattttgaacTAGAAGATGATATTTTGGAATCTGAAAATGAAGAGGatgttgatgatgtagttgaaaTGTTAAATGATTTCCAAGCTCATGATGATAGGGAATCTCAAGAACATGTCCCTATTATGGAAGAAAATAAGTTTAGACGATTGATGAGGGATGCAGAGCAAGAATTATATCCTG CGTTGCTTGAGTTAGTGAAAGAGGCATTACCTGATGGAAATACATGTCCTAGATCTCATTATGAATCAAAGAAGATTATACGAGACTTGGGTCTTAGTTATGACAAGATCCATGCATGTAAAAATGATTGTGTACTCTTTTGGGAGGAGTATGAAGATAAATTGGAGTGTCCAATATGTCAGGAACCTAGGTACTCTTTTGACAATGGCAAGAAGAAGATTCCCCAGAAAATCTTGAGATACTTTCCCTTAACTCCAAGGCTGCAAAGATTGTTTATATCAAAGAAAACAGCTGTAGATATGAAATGGCACAAGGATAAACGACCAGATGATGAGTATATGAGGCATCCTGCTGATTCTCAAGTGTGGAAGGACTTTGATCTAAAGCATGAGTCATTTGCCATGGATTCTCGCAATGTTAGGCTTGGATTATCAACTGATGGTTTTAATCCATTTGGTAATTTAAGTACCTCTTATAGCATGTGGCCTGTTTTTCTTGTTCCATACAATCTTCCGCCGTGGAAATGCATGAAAGATCCATACTTCATGATGTCATTACTTATTCCTGGACCAAGAGCTCCTGGAAATGACATTGACGTGTTTCTACAACCATTAATCAAAGAATTGAAGCAATTATGGGAGGTTGGGGTTGATACATATGATGCTGGTTCTGGACACAATTTCCGTTTAAGAGCTGCACTATTGTGGACAATAAACGACTTTCCTGCATATGCAAATTTGTCTGGATGGAGTACCAAAGGAAAAATGGCGTGTCCTACTTGCAATGACCAGAGACCTCATCAATGGTTGAACAGTTGGCAAAAAACTATATATTATGATCACCGTCGTTTTCTGCCACAAAATCACAGATTCAGAAAAAATTTGGAGTTTAATAGTAAAGTTGAGAAGAGATTAAAACCTGCTTTATTATCAGGGGATGATGTGGTTTGCCAATTGACTCATGTTTCACAACCGTGTTTTGGAAaggggaagaagaggaagcgTTGTGCTGATCATTTGAATTGGACAAAACGAAGCATTTTCTTTGACTTACCCTATTGGCACACACTCAAGCTACGCCACAACCTTGATGTAATGCACatagaaaaaaatatttgtgATAATATTTTGGGTACATTGATGGACACTGAAGGTAAGACGAAGGACTCATATAAGACTCGTCTTGATATGGAAGAGATGGGCATCAAGTCCGATTTACACCCCAAATGTATTGATGGTGTGATTAAGTTTAGACCAGCATATTACACTTTTAATATAGATGAGAGGAAAGGTTTTTGTGAGTTCTGTAGTTGTACGAAACTTCCAGATGGCATGGCTTCAAATATCTCTAATTGTGTGAACATTGCTGATTCTAAGATTTATGGTTTGAAAAGTCACGATTGCCACATTATATTGCAGCGACTTCTTCCTGTAGCCTTGCGTGGGTACTTGTCTAAAGATGTTCGTGAGGTCATTATTAAATTATGTTTATTCTTTAAGGAGTTGACTTCCAAGACTTTGAGATTGGATGTTTTGGAAAGGCTGGATAAGGATATTGTCGTACTCCTATGCAAGTTAGAGTTGAACTTCCCACCCTCATTTTTCAACATTATGACTCATTTGCCAATTCACTTGGCTTATGAGGCCATACTTGCTGGACCAGTACAATATCGATGGATGTTTCCATTTGAGAG GATTATTGCAGAAACAAAGCCCACCCTGAAGGATCAATTGCGGAAGGTTATTGTGATTGTGAATGCCTGCATTTTGCTCCAT AATGTTAAGTTGTTAAAGGGGGCAGTTGATGATGTTCTTAGCCTAACTGACTTTGCAAGGATTCGATG GGAACATAAAGCAGAACTTGAGAGGCAAAATATTCCAAACATAGAAAAAGAACAACAACAGAAATTTCATAAATGGTTTTTGCGACGT GTTCAACAGATGCAAGTTGAGGGTTCAACAGAAGATGTTGAATCCTTACTATACTTGGCCAGTGGACCTCAACGTGAAGTGGCACGATATAGTGGGTGTATCATCAATGGCATAAGGTTTCATACTCAGAAACGCGATGCaaataaaaaaactcaaaactatGGAGTGGTAGTCAAAGGAGAGCATCGTGGTAAAAGTATCGACTTTTATGGTGTTTTGAAAGATATAATTGTGTTATCATACCTTGGAAATAATCAAGTGATCGTTTTCAAATGTGATTGGCCGGATCTCAATGCAAGAAGGGGAATTCAAGTTGATGAGAACCAGTTTACAAGtgttaattttaccaaaaaatggTATATGAATGATCCATTTGCATTGGCATGTCAAACACAGCAAGTATACTATTTGAAAGATACAAAGCATGGTAGTAATTGGCGTGTTGTAGAAAGGTCGCAGCCTAGAGGGATGTATGATTTTACAGAAAAAGAAACTGAAGTGGGTGATTCATTAGAGGAGGTCGAAGATCCATATCAGCAAGAGTCACATGGGTATGTCGATTCAGTTGAAGTTGATGTTGGAGAGACGTCATTACATAGAGATGACATGGATATGATCGTTGTTGATTTGAATGCTAAAGATAGTGATGCAGAAGATGGCGACTTTAATGATGAAGATAATGAGTTGATGTCTTATGATGATATCGAGGATGACTCTACGTGA
- the LOC112199282 gene encoding uncharacterized protein LOC112199282, whose amino-acid sequence MTNAVVTNTQICCSAGFYGHPTLSERHRTWSLLRDLCQQSALPWTVIGDFNEILQFSEKEGGCIRREGQMQQFRDALSFCDLIDFGYFGSPFTWSRGGVKCRLDRVVGSVSWTNIFPAVGVSNLKPIHGDHVPVLLGAYRSPPPPADQRRRPRFRFESFWVRHEACVEVIKSGWVSDDQNQPMLQVSQKIMHTRFALNDWQRATFGHRGREIEFLRGRLQSLLALPISAVNQQESMELSSKLDGLLAEEHEYWKQRSKLTWLAEGDRNTKFFHRKASNRRAKNRLTGLFDNHGVWQSTEKGLEAMVIDYFSSMFSAGDVDLSHMFSVVDLVQPKVTPEMNSMLCSPYTDVEIRVALFQMYPTESPGPDGMPPLFFQQYWDTISTDVVAAVQSFLHSGQLLASINYTHVCLIPKVKNPTYMSELRPIALCNVIHKICSKMLANRLKSILSQIISPFQSAFVPGRLITDNTLIANEVSHFIHNNRLSNDGVMSLKLDMSKAYDRMEWVFLETVLIRLGFDESWIHVIMQCVKTVRYSFLINGQPRGYLTPTRGLRQGDPLSPYLFLLGTEVFSALLEHKVSQGQLQGVQICAEAPTIHHLLFTDDSLLFGKASLEESSQIQDVLVDYELASGQKVNFSKSNIVFSKKVCSSLQQQIADSLGVAIVDKHEKYLGLPTYLGRNKTETFAYLQESLNKKLEGWQGKLLSSAGKDLLIRVVAQALPSYTMSCFLLPKNCCDSLHQKCAKFWWGSKGENRKIHWLSWDRLCQPKEASGMSFRDLYAHNLALLAQQGWRLVRNPGSLLAQLYQAKYFPNGDFWSSELSSSPSACWRGIHAAKHILRRGVRWQVGNGRLIRPWEDPWIPRPSSFLPIIRHEVGPERVSALLLPGFSWNLALINQYFVADDVDLILSMPLSQRDVPDRLTWHYDKKGRFSTKSAYVLAFEELHNFGEVATSSKGLSFFWKQIWFAQIPGKVKVHWWKFQIRSYDMLFQSTLATPRSTALRGRVVWLPPPSGWLKANCDGAFDFSSKLGGLGVVIRDAMGDIVGGVCITVNSVTSPDIVEAMACRAACSLAVQFHLSPIMFETDCQSLVSTIEAEGEKTSSLGRIIEDINFSLGILVGSSLRHVYREANMAAHNLAKLALHSSFNLSWSGLVPPDIRGFVASHCTL is encoded by the exons ATGACCAATGCAGTGGTCACTAATACCCAGATTTGTTGTAGTGCTGGTTTCTATGGGCACCCTACCCTCTCTGAACGTCACCGGACATGGTCGCTCCTCCGAGACCTTTGTCAGCAGTCTGCCCTACCATGGACTGTTATTGGAGATTTCAATGAAATTCTCCAATTTTCTGAGAAGGAAGGAGGTTGTATACGTAGAGAGGGTCAAATGCAACAGTTTAGGGATGCGCTGTCATTTTGTGACTTGATCGATTTCGGCTATTTTGGATCGCCTTTCACCTGGAGTCGGGGTGGGGTCAAATGTAGGCTGGACAGAGTGGTGGGTTCAGTGTCATGGACGAATATTTTTCCAGCAGTTGGGgtttcaaatttgaaaccaaTTCATGGCGATCACGTTCCTGTTCTTCTTGGCGCGTAtcgttctcctcctcctcctgctgaTCAACGCCGGAGGCCTCGCTTCCGTTTTGAAAGTTTCTGGGTGCGTCATGAGGCCTGCGTAGAAGTGATCAAGTCGGGGTGGGTTAGTGATGATCAGAACCAACCTATGCTTCAGGTATCCCAGAAAATAATGCATACACGTTTTGCTCTTAATGATTGGCAGAGGGCTACATTTGGACATAGGGGTAGGGAGATTGAATTCCTTCGAGGCAGACTACAATCTCTTCTTGCACTACCTATTTCGGCTGTTAACCAGCAAGAAAGTATGGAGCTATCCTCAAAATTGGATGGTTTGCTAGCTGAGGAACATGAGTATTGGAAGCAAAGGTCGAAATTGACTTGGCTCGCTGAAGGGGATCGTAATACTAAATTTTTCCATAGGAAAGCTTCTAATCGACGAGCCAAAAATCGGTTGACTGGGTTGTTTGATAATCATGGAGTTTGGCAGTCCACTGAGAAGGGTTTGGAGGCTATGGTCATTGATTATTTTAGTTCGATGTTCAGTGCAGGGGATGTGGATCTTTCTCATATGTTTTCAGTGGTGGATTTGGTTCAGCCAAAGGTCACGCCTGAAATGAATTCTATGCTTTGCTCTCCTTATACGGATGTGGAAATTCGAGTTGCACTTTTTCAGATGTACCCAACCGAGTCACCTGGACCAGACGGCATGcctcctttattttttcaacagTATTGGGACACCATTAGTACTGATGTAGTGGCAGCAGTTCAGAGTTTTCTCCATTCTGGTCAGTTGCTTGCTTCTATTAATTACACTCATGTCTGTTTGATCCCAAAGGTGAAAAATCCTACCTATATGTCCGAATTACGTCCCATTGCACTGTGTAATGTCATTCATAAGATTTGTTCTAAGATGCTTGCCAACAGATTGAAGAGTATACTGTCTCAGATTATATCTCCTTTTCAGAGTGCCTTTGTCCCTGGACGTCTGATTACTGATAATACTCTGATCGCTAATGAGGTATCCCACTTTATTCATAATAATCGGTTGAGTAATGATGGTGTTATGTCTCTTAAACTGGACATGAGTAAGGCCTATGATCGTATGGAGTGGGTTTTCTTAGAGACTGTTTTGATTCGCTTGGGTTTTGATGAGAGTTGGATACATGTTATCATGCAGTGTGTCAAGACTGTTCGTTATTCTTTTTTGATTAATGGTCAGCCTAGAGGCTATTTGACTCCTACTAGGGGCCTGAGACAGGGCGATCCCTTATCACCATATCTCTTCCTGCTTGGTACAGAGGTGTTTTCAGCTCTTTTAGAGCATAAGGTTTCTCAGGGGCAGCTTCAGGGGGTTCAGATCTGCGCTGAGGCTCCTACGATACACCACCTTTTGTTTACAGATGATAGCCTTCTGTTTGGTAAGGCTAGTTTGGAGGAGAGTTCTCAGATCCAGGATGTCTTAGTGGATTATGAGTTAGCATCAGGTCagaaggtaaacttttctaagagcaatattgtttttagtaaaaAGGTGTGCTCTTCTTTACAACAGCAAATTGCAGACTCACTGGGTGTGGCCATTGTGgataaacatgaaaaatatctcGGCCTACCTACTTATCTGGGGAGGAATAAGACTGAAACCTTTGCTTATTTACAGGAAAGTTTAAACAAGAAACTTGAGGGTTGGCAAGGTAAGTTACTCAGTAGTGCAGGAAAGGACCTTCTTATAAGGGTGGTGGCTCAGGCTCTTCCTTCTTATACTATGAGCTGCTTCTTATTACCGAAGAATTGTTGTGATTCATTGCATCAGAAGTGTGCTAAGTTTTGGTGGGGCAGTAAGGGTGAAAATCGTAAGATTCATTGGTTGTCTTGGGATCGACTATGTCAACCCAAGGAGGCTAGTGGCATGAGCTTTCGTGATTTATATGCACATAATTTGGCTCTCTTGGCTCAGCAGGGTTGGAGGTTAGTGCGTAATCCGGGCTCTCTTTTGGCTCAGTTGTATCAGGCTAAGTATTTCCCAAATGGAGATTTCTGGTCTAGTGAGCTTTCTTCATCTCCATCTGCATGTTGGAGGGGTATCCATGCGGCTAAACACATTCTGAGGAGGGGTGTTCGTTGGCAGGTGGGGAATGGTCGGCTAATACGGCCTTGGGAGGATCCCTGGATCCCGAGACCTTCTTCTTTTCTACCTATCATCCGACATGAGGTTGGACCGGAGAGAGTTTCTGCTTTATTACTTCCAGGTTTCTCTTGGAATCTGGCTCTTATTAATCAATATTTTGTGGCTGATGATGTTGATTTGATTTTATCTATGCCTCTTAGTCAGAGGGATGTTCCTGATCGTCTTACCTGGCATTATGATAAGAAAGGTAGATTTTCTACCAAGAGTGCTTATGTGTTAGCTTTTGAGGAGCTCCATAACTTTGGAGAAGTTGCTACTAGTTCGAAGGGTCTCTCTTTTTTCTGGAAACAGATTTGGTTTGCTCAAATACCGGGCAAGGTTAAAGTTCATTGGTGGAAA TTTCAGATTCGATCATATGACATGTTGTTTCAATCTACCTTGGCTACACCTCGTAGTACTGCATTGAGGGGTAGGGTAGTTTGGTTACCACCTCCTTCCGGCTGGCTTAAGGCCAACTGTGATGGAGCctttgatttctcctccaaattagGTGGATTAGGAGTGGTTATTCGAGATGCTATGGGTGATATTGTTGGTGGAGTTTGTATTACGGTCAATTCTGTTACCTCTCCAGATATTGTTGAGGCCATGGCTTGCAGGGCTGCTTGTTCCCTGGCAGTGCAGTTTCACCTTTCTCCTATTATGTTTGAGACAGATTGTCAGAGTTTAGTTTCTACTATTGAGGCTGAGGGGGAGAAGACTTCATCCTTGGGTCGTATTATTGAGGATATCAACTTTTCTCTTGGGATTTTAGTTGGTTCTTCCTTGAGACATGTGTATCGTGAAGCTAATATGGCTGCTCATAATTTAGCTAAACTAGCTTTACATTCTTCTTTTAATCTTTCATGGAGTGGGCTTGTCCCTCCTGATATTAGAGGCTTTGTGGCTTCTCATTGTACTCTTTGA
- the LOC112199849 gene encoding uncharacterized protein LOC112199849, giving the protein MASKLSMLRSRSENMACIFGIRRWNHIAAIPPSSDGAIQRTMISSPPFALPEFYRETEKDNKVGFGLPSFLFGGSMELMAVPKRKTTPHKRGIRNGPKALKPVPVIIRCRSCGRVKLPHYYCCSGHRGSTGEREV; this is encoded by the exons ATGGCGTCGAAGCTTTCCATGCTTAGGAGCAGAAGTGAGAACATGGCGTGCATTTTCGGCATCAGGAGGTGGAACCACATCGCAGCAATTCCTCCGTCCTCGGATGGGGCCATTCAACGGACGATGATTTCATCGCCACCGTTTGCTCTGCCAGAGTTTTATCGGGAGACTGAGAAGGATAACAAAGTCGGATTCGGGTTGCCCAGTTTTCTGTTCGGTGGGTCCATGGAGCTCATGGCTGTCCCCAAGAGGAAG ACTACTCCCCACAAGAGAGGCATAAGAAATGGCCCGAAAGCTCTGAAGCCTGTTCCTGTGATAATCCGATGCAG GAGCTGTGGTCGAGTCAAGCTGCCACATTATTATTGTTGCAGTGGACATAGGGGAAGTACCGGTGAGCGGGAGGTATAG
- the LOC112199283 gene encoding uncharacterized protein LOC112199283: MDIIHSKSTSAWNWLKDRPAEHWSRSHFKDIHKCDILLNNHCESFNSTFLDGRKMPILGLWEELRMNLIIRLENRRCAAPRWKCKVGPRIEKLLKKCADLSHDYMAFESSHNRFQVKGRGVACASGVNSLHDVNLSAMTCTCRRWNLNGLPCPHAIACIYSKGYSPEDYVHEAYSQKKYMLAYEPAINPIPGVHEWAVVEKPIIPPKYTRGPGRPKLSRNKEPGEFPPPAGATKLPKSYYSKVEAQNVDQVDNSDNVLNSTNHVANENGMPYENVDVDTMMQEVLISVADFADLIVIIL, from the exons ATGGATATTATTCATAGTAAGTCAACAAGTGCTTGGAATTGGTTGAAGGATAGACCTGCTGAGCACTGGAGTAGGTCACATTTTAAGGATATACATAAGTGTGACATACTTTTAAACAATCACTGTGAGAGCTTCAACTCAACATTTCTTGATGGAAGGAAAATGCCAATACTTGGATTATGGGAAGAACTGAGGATGAATCTAATAATTAGATTGGAAAATAGGAGATGCGCAGCCCCAAGATGGAAGTGTAAAGTTGGTCCAAGGATTGAAAAGCTTTTGAAGAAATGTGCAGATCTAAGCCATGACTATATGGCTTTCGAGTCCTCTCACAACAGGTTTCAAGTGAAGGGAAGAGGGGTTGCCTGTGCATCAGGTGTAAATTCTCTTCATGATGTGAACTTGAGTGCAATGACTTGCACTTGCAGGAGATGGAATCTAAATGGATTGCCTTGTCCACATGCAATTGCTTGCATATACTCCAAAGGTTACTCACCAGAAGACTATGTACATGAGGCATACTCTCAAAAGAAGTACATGCTTGCCTATGAGCCTGCTATAAATCCTATTCCAGGTGTTCACGAGTGGGCTGTAGTGGAGAAGCCAATTATACCTCCAAAATACACAAGGGGACCTGGCAGACCCAAATTGTCAAGAAATAAGGAACCAG GTGAATTTCCACCACCTGCTGGAGCTACAAAGTTACCTAAAAGCTATTATTCTAAA GTTGAAGCTCAAAATGTTGACCAAGTTGATAATTCTGATAATGTTCTAAATTCTACAAATCATGTGGCAAACGAGAATGGCATGCCATATGAAAATGTTGATGTTGATACTATGATGCAGGAGGTATTGATTTCCGTGGCAGATTTTGCAGATTTGATTgttataattttataa